A genomic segment from Aegilops tauschii subsp. strangulata cultivar AL8/78 chromosome 1, Aet v6.0, whole genome shotgun sequence encodes:
- the LOC109770170 gene encoding probable xyloglucan galactosyltransferase GT19, with amino-acid sequence MPNSLLLLLLLVLRAVTGDAAADSADPCAGRRIHIRDLPPRFNTHLFRHCDAAFPLADPSSSATSTPTCESLANHGLGPRTHARSCSWYRTDARLLEPFFHRRLLERRCLVADPGLADAVFLPYYAALDSIPYVLDPSLLNSSALHGASLAQFLARDRPQILARRHGHDHFMVLGGSAWDHSQPPRAEPRLLGTTSLVRLPEFENFTFLALESRSWPWQEHAIPHPTSFHPASLPRLEAWLARARRSRRTTLMLFAGGVSRPSRPNIRGSILAECANRTDACVVVDCSAGKCSHDPVRYMRPMLGAKFCLEPPGDTPTRRSTFDAILAGCVPVFFEDAAARRQYGWHLPPGRYDEFSVYIQKETVVLGGVKIAETLAAVPEAEVRRMRERALEMAPRVLYRRHGSTAELREAGKDAVDLAVDGALRRIRRRARALEEGQPERIYAQEDDSVDA; translated from the coding sequence ATGCCCAATTctctcctgctcctcctcctcctcgtcctccgcgCAGTCACCGGAGACGCCGCCGCCGATTCGGCAGACCCCTGCGCGGGCCGCAGGATCCACATCCGGGACTTGCCCCCGCGCTTCAACACGCACCTCTTTCGCCACTGCGACGCCGCCTTCCCGCTCGCCGACCCGTCCTCGTCGGCCACCTCCACGCCGACCTGCGAGTCGCTCGCCAACCACGGGCTCGGCCCGCGCACCCACGCCCGCAGCTGCTCCTGGTACCGCACGGACGCGCGCCTCCTCGAGCCCTTCTTCCACCGCCGACTCCTCGAGCGCCGCTGCCTCGTCGCCGACCCTGGCCTCGCCGACGCCGTCTTCCTCCCGTACTACGCGGCGCTCGACTCTATCCCCTACGTGCTCGACCCCTCGCTCCTCAACTCCTCCGCGCTTCACGGCGCGTCCCTTGCCCAGTTCCTGGCGCGCGACCGGCCCCAGATCCTGGCGCGTCGGCATGGGCACGACCATTTCATGGTCCTCGGCGGGTCCGCGTGGGACCACTCGCAGCCGCCGCGCGCGGAGCCCCGGCTGCTGGGCACCACGTCGCTGGTCAGGCTGCCGGAGTTCGAGAACTTCACGTTCCTGGCGCTCGAGTCGCGCTCGTGGCCGTGGCAGGAGCACGCGATCCCGCACCCGACGTCTTTCCACCCGGCTTCGCTCCCGCGGCTGGAGGCCTGGCTTGCGCGCGCGCGGCGCTCCCGCCGCACCACGCTGATGCTCTTCGCCGGCGGCGTCTCGCGCCCGTCCAGGCCCAACATCCGGGGCTCCATCCTCGCCGAGTGCGCGAACCGCACTGACGCGTGCGTCGTCGTGGACTGCTCGGCCGGCAAGTGCTCCCACGACCCCGTCCGGTACATGCGCCCGATGCTGGGTGCCAAGTTCTGCCTGGAGCCGCCGGGGGACACGCCGACGCGGCGGTCCACGTTCGACGCCATACTCGCCGGGTGCGTGCCGGTGTTCTTCGAGGACGCCGCGGCGAGGCGGCAGTACGGCTGGCACCTTCCCCCCGGGCGGTACGACGAGTTCTCCGTGTACATACAGAAGGAGACGGTGGTGCTCGGGGGCGTGAAGATCGCCGAGACGCTGGCGGCCGTGCCCGAGGCGGAGGTGCGGAGGATGCGGGAGCGCGCGCTGGAGATGGCGCCCAGGGTGCTGTACCGGAGGCACGGGAGCACCGCAGAGCTGAGAGAGGCGGGCAAGGACGCGGTGGACCTCGCCGTGGACGGCGCGCTCCGGAGGATACGCAGGCGGGCTCGCGCGCTGGAGGAAGGCCAGCCGGAGAGGATATACGCGCAGGAGGACGACAGTGTCGACGCGTAG